Genomic DNA from Candidatus Rokuibacteriota bacterium:
TTCACGCCCTACATGTACGCGATGAGCGTGATGCACTGCATGACGGTCTCGCTGGCGGCGGGCGGCGCAGGCCTCGGCACCGCGTGGGGTGAACAAACGGCGCGGCGGATGCTCGGGGAGGCGGGATTCAAGAGCGTCGAGATCGTCGAGGCCCCGGGGCCCCAGAACAGCATCTACATCTGCCGCACGTAGCGGACCTGGCCCCTACCGTCCGAACAGGCGGATGACGGCTCCGCCCTCGGGATGGATGCCTATCGCGAGCCCGCCGTTGGCGTAGACACCGATCGCGCCACCGCCCACCGCGATGATCCCGAACGAAGCCCCGCCGATCGCTACGACGCCCAGCGAGAGCCCGCCGATGGGAACGATGCCGAGCGCGACGCCCCCCAGGGCCAGACCTCCGATGGCGACATCGCCGATCGCCACCACGCCGCGCGCAACTCCGCGGCCCTCATTGGCGGCGAGGTCCGGACCGAGGGCGACAGACAGCAAGGGCCAGCCAAAGATCCTCAGCGTCGATTGGTAACGCATCTCGCCTCCATTGACGGGGTCAGGTCTTGAATTACGACAAACCCTAGACGCCAGTGAGACGGGATCGCGAATGTCGTAAAGCAAGACCTGACCCCGGTTCGGGGACGCCGTCGCGGTAGGAGACCCACTGGCCGAGTATCGCGGGCACGCGGGCGCCCGGCGTGATGATGCCGGTGAGGTTGAGCGGGTCGCAGGCGGAGAGGCGGATGACCTGGCCGCCCGGGGCGTCGCGGCGGACGGCGCGCAGCGCTTGGAGCGCTTCGG
This window encodes:
- a CDS encoding transcriptional regulator, whose product is FTPYMYAMSVMHCMTVSLAAGGAGLGTAWGEQTARRMLGEAGFKSVEIVEAPGPQNSIYICRT